Proteins encoded in a region of the Zea mays cultivar B73 chromosome 2, Zm-B73-REFERENCE-NAM-5.0, whole genome shotgun sequence genome:
- the LOC118476223 gene encoding uncharacterized protein produces the protein MAPSAQSPRAWLLKYGDFLPAGYLAEKSQLSVPISPLDSSHGLDRFLRFLVFWCKSCWWKVEGALLVRSEVLLLSVVPSVHLCGAQSVNAILAKLPPSWRDFVTSRRHRKKQMTLTELSAAINVEERARSSNKPSQQLQAHVVEKGGDRKFQKKKKNSPQKNMNQPKSKKMKKKKEDFICYVCGVSGAPVLMGNGVPAAVRGTGQVYLKLTSGKTLVLKDVLYGLKLVFESNKVVLSKFGTFVGKSYESGGLFRLSV, from the exons ATGGCGCCCTCTGCTCAATCTCCTCGAGCCTGGCTTCTTAAGTATGGAGATTTTCTCCCTGCTGGGTATCTAGCCGAAAAATCCCAGCTCTCTGTTCCTATTTCTCCTCTCGATTCTAGTCACGGTTTGGATCGATTCCTTCGATTCTTGGTGTTCTGGTGTAAATCTTGCTGGTGGAAGGTGGAGGGAGCACTGCTTGTGCGCAGTGAGGTTCTCCTGCTCTCTGTTGTTCCATCTGTGCACCTGTGTGGTGCGCAGTCT gtgaatgcaatactggcaaagctcccgccttcttggcgagactttgtgacttcacgccgccacaggaagaagcaaatgactctcactgagttgtcagctgcaataaatgtggaagagcgtgcaaggtccagtaacaagccatcccagcaactccaggctcacgttgttgagaagggtggagatagaaaattccagaagaagaagaagaactctccacagaagaatatgaaccaacctaagtccaaaaagatgaagaagaaaaaggaggactttatctgctacgtttgtggtgtcTCCGG cgcaccagtcttgatgggaaatggtgttccggcagcagttcgaggtactggacaggtctacctgaagttaacttcaggaaagacgctcgtgctgaaggacgtactctat ggtctcaaattagtgtttgagtctaataaagtggtcctgtctaagtttggtacttttgttggaaagtcatatgagtcaggcggtttgttccgtctttctgtt